DNA sequence from the Treponema sp. OMZ 838 genome:
GGCGCACCGTCGATGAGGACATCAATGCCCCGTGGTACCTAATGTGTCCGCACGAAGTCCTCACGGTAAAAGGCTACGCGCTGGAAGACTCTTACGGTGAAGAATGGGAAAAACGCTACAAGGATTGTATCAATGATAACCGAATTTCCAAACGGGAAATCCCGATAAAAGAGCTGGTGCGCCTCATCCTGAAATCAGCGGTAGAAACCGGTACGCCGTTCATCTTTAACCGCGACCATGCGAACCGCGCCAACCCCAACGGGCATAAGGGTATGATCTATAGCTCCAACCTCTGTACCGAAATTGCACAGAATATGAGCCCGATCGAGACGGTGAATACCGAAATCAAAACACAAGACGGGGAGACTGTGGTTGTAACCGTTACAAAGCCCGGCAATTTCGTCGTCTGTAATCTTGCTTCACTTGTACTCGGCAATATCGACACCGATAACGAAGCTGAGCTGGAAGGTGCCATAGAAGCGGCGGTGCGTGCTTTAGACAATGTAATCGATCTCAATTTTTATCCCGTACCGTATGCAAAGATCACCAACGAGCAGTACCGCGCTATCGGCTTAGGCGTTTCGGGCTATCATCATTTACTGGCAAAAAAACACATTGCGTGGGAAAGCGAGGCGCACCTCCGCCTTGCCGATGAGTTGTTTGAAAAAATCAATTACTACGCAGTGCAGGCGAGTATGCGGATTGCGCAAGAAAAAGGCACTTACAGCCTCTTTGAAGGCAGCGATTGGCAAACCGGTGCGTATTTTGAAAAACGCGGCTATCATTCTGAACAGTGGACAGCACTGCGGGATGCAGTTGCCCAACACGGTATGCGGAACGGCTATCTGTTAGCGGTCGCGCCTACCAGTTCAACCTCGATTGTCGCGGGCACCACCGCCGGTATCGATCCCATTATGAAGCGTTATTTTTTGGAGGAAAAGAAAGGCTCGTTGGTACCCCGTGTTGCCCCTGCCCTCTCGCTCGAAACCTATTGGTTGTATAAAAACGCCCACACCATTGATCAGCTCTGGAGCATCCGCGCCTGCGGTCTCCGCCAGCGTCATATCGATCAGGGACAATCCATGAACTTCTACATTACCAACGAGTATAGCTTCCGGCAGGTGCTCAACCTCTATGTTGAAGCATGGAAAAACGGCATAAAATCCGTCTATTATGTCCGCAGCCGCTCCCTCGAAGTGGAAGAATGCGAAAGCTGCAGCTCGTAGCGGAAACATATTCAACGATTGCTCATCTTTCACATAATTGGTAAGCAAATCGGTTGCAGCAAATACTAAAACTCGCTATAATACGCGCTATGATTTTTCCGTTAAAAGAATTGATTGAATTCAAAGGCAATATTTATGAAATTACCTGTGCTGCAACACGGCGCGCTTTTCAGCTGGTAACTATTCAAGATCCGATACTCGAAGAAAACAACGATAAGGTTGTGTGCACTGCAGCGTCGCAAGTGTTTACCGGTGCTATCGACTATAAAATAGAATACCGCCCCGATCATTCCTAATTCTTGATATCGACACATACCATTCCGGTCGCGGTTATTTTCGGGGCTACCGCCTGCGGGAAAACCGCGCTTGCCGCTCATCTTTTTACTTCTCCTGTTAACTCCATTAAAGCAGAGATTATATCTGCCGATTCGGTGCAGGTATATCGCGGTATGCCGATCGGTTCGGCTCAGCCTTCGCAAGAGCTTCTCGATACGCTCCCCCATCACCTCATCGGGATATGTAACCCTTCCGAAGAATTTTCCGTAGCGGACTTTGTACGCAGCGCGGATGCACTCTGCCAGGACATTGCAAGCCGCGGCAAACTGCCGGTTGTGCTTGGCGGGACGGCTTTTTACATTAAACATTTTATGTACGGTATGCCGGTTACCCCGCAGGCGGATCCGGTTTTACGTGCACAATTGCAGGAACGGATGCAGCGTGTCGGCGCCGCGGCAATGCACGCGGAACTTGCGTCTTTTGACCCCACATCGGCAGCCAAGATCCACATCCATGACGAATACCGTATCATCCGCGCGCACGAGGTGTATTGCGCCTCAGGGCGGCCGCTCAGCTCATTCGAGCTGTCGTACCGTTATCGCGAGGGTTTCCGCTTTTGTCCGATATGTTTAGACCGCCCTCGCGATGAACTGTACCGGCGCATCGAAATCCGTGTCGATGAGATGTTTGTGCAAGGATTGCAACAGGAAATTGCGCAGCTCGTTTCCGAAGGGTGTACAGCCGAATATCCTGCAATGAAAGCAATCGGTTACCGAGAGTTTTTTGAGCTTTCCCCCGATGCGCCGGCGGCCGCCCCACTCGATGCGGTGAAAGACCTCATTAAGCGCAACAGCAAACGGTACGCCAAACGGCAGCAAACCTTTTTCCAATCCTTTCCGAATATTCACCGCATCGATATGACCGACTCGAAAAGCGAACAGCAAGTCGTAGAGATACTTCAGCAACTCTGTTATAGAGGATCTCTAGGAATACCAAGGTCTCTCTAAAAACTCGGTTAGATTTTTTGCCGTCCTTATCGGTTTTCGGCGTCAATTTTCAACATTCGTTTTCGATTGCCTTGACTAAAGCCGCAAAATAAATTACTATAGTGCTTTCTTGGGCCTATAGCTCAGTTGGTTAGAGCAGCGGACTCATAATCCGCGGGTCGCCGGTTCAAGTCCAGCTGGGCCCATTCTCCCCTCACAACAATTTCTACAAGTAACACCGGAGCGGAACCTACAGCATTGCGCTGTAGAGAACTCACGATTTTCTATCCATTTTTATAAATTGCAAATCGATTAACGTAATCTACTATTGGGAATCTTTGTTCCGGCAAGCCGAATCAGCTCTTCTGTTTCAGCCTGTGTATATGGACGGATTGTATTCCATGCGGGATTAAGACAGTTCCCCGGCAAAAAGGGAGCAAAAAACCATGCGGCATCGGAAGGGAGCAATGCTGAAATAGCGCGTATATCCTCGGCGGCTACAAGCGGCGGTACAAGAACAGTTCTATATTCGATTTCTACCGGCCGTCGGAACGTGTGCTTTTCCTGCAAAATCATCAGAGTCCGTTTCAGTGCAGCTTCAGGCTGTTCAGCCGACGGCTCAGTCCCTGCCGGGCAACAAAATTTGAGTTCATGATAACGGGCGGGAGCAGTCTTGATATCAACGGCTATCATATCCGGACAGAGTGCGTCGTCATGCAGGAGGGAATACATCTTATCCGGCAGTAAACCGTTTGTATCAAGCTTAACGGCAAGCCCTGCCTTTCGTGCCCGTAGAATAAGTTCCGGTAAAACCGGAGACAGGAGTGCTTCACCGCCCGAAATAACAAGTCCATGCAATACCGGCTTCCGCTTTTCGATATGTTCATAAACCGCTTCGATCGGTACGTAATCATTCATACCGCCCTGCAATGACTTACCGGCAGGACCTTCCGAAACGGACGCACATACAAGCTCACCGTTATAGCAATACGGGCAGCGCAAGTTACAGCCGGGCAGAAAAACCGCAGCAGCAACCTTGCGCGGATAGTTGACAAGTGTGGTTTTCTGCAGACCGACATTCATAGCTTACGCGATAACCGCTTCAACCGTATATGGAGTTAAGTGATACGCTTTAAGATCGGCAACCGAATATGCACGGGAAAGTTCTTTTTCCGATTCATTATACATGATAACGGTAGGACAGGATCGAACGCCGTGCTTTGCAGCTGCTTTAATACCTTCTTCGGTGTCGGCATCGATATAATGGATGTCAATACCGAGATTATTGCAGTAATCCTTAACAGGTGGACAGTTGGGACACGTCTTCCGCGTATATACCTCAAAAAAGGCAGGATATTGAATTGATGTTGTTCCCGTATCAACTACGGTACTTTTCCCTGCATAGAGGGGCGTTTTAGGATTTTCGTGTTCGAACATTTTCCGCTCTGAAAACTCTTCGCGCTTGCCCTTATTCCAGTTACGGACGGAACGGTAATAACCGACTATGCGTGCATATACTTCCGTTGTAGAACCGTGTACATTTTGCAGCTCAGACTGTGCAGCTGCAATATCAGCATTGATTGCTTCTCTTGTTCTCATGGTATCTTACCCACCTTTATAAAGATATATTTCACTATATGAGTTTATCCATATAGTGTTAATTATGCTTACATTTGTAATAATACCCCCATATATAGTGTATGTCAAGTAGTCAAATAAAATCCCTCTTTGCCGTAAAACTCGATGTCCTATAGTTGACCAAGTATCGGTTTTCATGTACTATAGCCTGTATTTTATTCTTGTAGGAACATCCCTAAAAGCAGGTGTTTTTAGTAGTTCCCACCATAAATAATTAATTTCAGGGAGGATTAACGTGAGCGTAAAAATCAGACTCAAGAAATTCGGAACAAAAAAGCGTCCGTATTACCGCATCGTGGTACAGGATGTCCGCGAACCCCGTGATGGTAAAACCATCGACGAAGTAGGCATCTATCATCCTATTGAAGCGGAAGATCAGCAGATTGCTTTTGATGCCGATAAAGTACGCGGTTGGCTTAATAAAGGCGCTCAGCCGACCGACACGGTTCGTCACTTGCTCAACAAAAAACAATTCACGTTATAGGTCGGCTATCGAACATGGAACGTGATTTAGTCGAGTACATTGCAAAATCGCTTGTTGATGATCCCAGTGCCGTTTCCGTATCGGAAAAAGAGACCGACCGCGGTATTGTGCTGGAATTGCGCGTTGCAAGCGGTGATGTAGGAAAGGTAATCGGAAAATTCGGAAGGGTTGCTCAGGCAATTCGGACGTTGCTTATGGCATCAGCCGGCCGGAGCGGAACCCGTTATTTGCTGGAAATTCTTGATTAATGGACTGGCTCATAACCGGTAGGATTCGGGGTACATTCGGTCTTGAAGGCTTCCTTAAAATTGAAAGCTGTTCGGGCGAATATGAACATTTTCTAAACTTTAAAGAGATAAAACTGCAGCTTCCATCCAAGGGGACGGAAACACAGCCCCCCGATCTATTCTATCAGGTTGAAGAGTGCGTTGTCCGCAATACGGACGCGTTATTAAAACTACGAGGTATCGATTCGCCCGAAGCGGCAAAGAAGCTGCACGGAGCGGATATATTGGTTCCTCGCGATATGGCTTGCCCGCTCGAACGCGGCGAGTTTTATATCAATGATCTTTGTAATTCTGACCTTGTGTACAAAGGAAATTCTGTGGGTACAATTGCAGATGTAGTGGAAGGCGGAGGCGGATTGTTATTGGAAGTCTCCGAGGCTGCAACAGGCAGAACCGTGTATGTTCCGTTTCGTTCTCAATTTATTGGAAAGATAAATATACCGGCAAAGCAGGTTGAGCTTATGCACCGCTGGATTCTCGAATGAGATTCAATGTGCTGACCTTGTTTCCCGAAATACCCGCCGCCTTTTTCGAATCGTCGATCATGGCGAAGGCGGTTGAGCGGGGGCTTATTACCTACAATCTGGTGAATATCCGCGACTTTGCTTACGACAAGCACCGAACCTGTGATGATCTAACCTACGGCGGCGGGGCTGGAATGCTCCTATTGCCGCAGCCACTTTCGCTCGCGCTCGATTCCGTACAGGCTGCCGAAAAACGGGTTATCTATGTAACCCCTTCCGGTAAACCCTTGACGCAATCACGTGCAGCGGAGCTTGCACGAGAACAAGAACTCGTGTTTATCTGCGGCCGCTACGAAGGAATTGATCAGCGGATCATCGACGAATACGTTGACGATGAAATTTCGCTCGGCGACTACGTCATGTCCTCAGGTGAACTTGCTGCACTCGTAATAATAGACGCGGTGTACCGCTTGATCGACGGCGTTATTTCCCGCGAATCCCTTGAAGAGGAGAGCTTTTCCGACGGTTTGTTGGAATACCCCCAGTACACACGGCCGCAGATATTCAGGGACAGAGCAGTTCCTGAAGTGCTTCTGTCCGGCCACCACGAACACATTCGTAAATGGCGGCTTGAACAGCGGATTAGAAAGACGCTTGCCATGCGTCCCGACTTGCTGACAGCAATCCGCAGTTCGCCTGAATGGACAAAAGAAGCGGAACTTATTTTACAGGAGATAACAAATGGCAGAGAATTTAATTCGTAAGATTGAAGAAAAACAAAAGATTGTCGAAAAACCTTCTTTTAGAGTAGGCGATACCGTAAAGGTGCACTTCAAAATTATTGAAGGGAAAACCGAACGTATTCAGATATATGAAGGCTTGGTGCTGTGCTTTAAAAATGCCGGTATCGGCCGGACATTCACGGTAAGAAAGAACTCTTACGGCGTTGGTGTTGAACGCGTATTCCCGCTCCACTCACCGCGTATCGCAAAGGTGGAAGTTGTACATGCCGGTAAGGTACGCCGCGCCAAGCTGTATTACATCCGCGAGAAGATCGGTAAGGCGGCAAAGATTAAGACACTGCTGCAGAAAAAGAACTAGCGAATATGCAAACCGTAGCGGAACGGCCGGCGCTCATTATCCCGTTAAGACGGAACACTGCGCTTAACAAGGCCGTTCTTTTACACGGGAATACCGCGGCAGGTTTTTCCGAAAACGAACCGGTAACGGTTCGGGTACTGTCTATCCTTAAAAACAATATGATACGGATTGCCGTCAAGGGAACCGTATTGCAAGCACAGACGAAAGCTCTTCCTCAAGACATTCGAGAAGGAGCTTTTTTATTGATGCGTGTTCATATTGCCGAGAACACGGTGGTACTAATACCGTACCAAAAATATGTACCGCAACCGCTGCCCCATGGCGATGTATTCACCCAGCTCGGCATACCGCAGTCAGATCTTACAGCAGCACTCATTGCTTTTTTTCGCCAAAATGAACAACCGCTTCAATCCCGTCCACTGTTAAAAATTCTTTCATCGCTTCATGTTTTTGCCCCGCACGAAAAAAAGGCCGCTTTTGCTGCTGCCCTCCTCTACTCTCGCGGTATTGAACCTTCACCGCAGCTGATTGCACAATGCCTTGCAGCGCTTTTCCGACTTCCCGCTCAACAAGCAGAAATCGCTGACGAGGAATGGGACACACAAGACCTTTTCCGTTTTCTCAATCATGTAAAAGCCGGTAAAAACCATTGGGTCGTATTCCCGTTTGAAAAACGACTCGACACACTCTGGAAGGGATCGGCCGCTTTCCTACTTGACCTGCAGGATACCGTGTGCCGTGAATGCTGCCTGAGAGTACGAAACGAAGAAAAGCAGGAATCATGGACGTTTACACTCAAAAACAATACCTGCCTTTTTTCCTATCAGGGAACAGCAGCACTTCCAGCACAGAAACGAGAAGCACTCACGGCATTGCTGCAGGATTGTCTGGAATCCGCAGGAGTTACGTCATATACCGTACACTATGCCGATGGTAATATAGAAGAAAATCATGCTCTTGCATCAATTGATATATCAGTGTAGAATGAGCTAGGAGTGGGTATGACTTTTTTATATTACCGTAAAGATGAAAAGCGATAATATGAGCAAAGTACGGGATTGTTCGGTAGCATTGTCATATACATTCGGAGAGAGTGTTCCGCTGATCACCGCCTCAGGACGCGGTGCGGTTGCTCAAAAGATACGGGAAATTGCAGATAAATGTCATATTCCCCTTATCAATAACCCTCTGTTGGCGGAAGTGTTGGTTGAAGCTGAAATAGGCTCTTGTATTCCAGAAGAAACGTATCAAGCGGTTGCCGCTCTTTTTGCATTTCTTCAAAAAAAGGATGGGATAATCGGTGCTTAGGCGAATTAAGGTAGAAGATTTAAAAGAAGGCATGATATTTTCAGAGCCGCTTTTCTTTGATGACGGTAAGAACAAAGTCCTCGGCAAAGGATATCCGGTTTCTGAACGTGAACTATCGGTATTAAAGCAATGGAAAGTGCCTTTTGTTATGACAGCCGGTAAAAGCATAAAAAAAAGAGCAGAAGTAGCTGAATTGGTTGAAGAATTAGATGCACTACCTGATGAAGGAGCTCCTACTACCGCTAAGTCTGCCGGTAAAAATGCTCAAAAGAAAACAGCAGAAGAAAATACCATTTTACAGTTACCGGATATTTTAACGCACAGCGAACTGTATACCGAATATTTGGCAATTATCCTCACATTGGATATTTTTTTAACCGAGGTAAAAAAAGAAAACCCTTATCCCCCCGGCCAATAGATGGAATAGCCCTGAGGCTCCATAATTTACTTGCAGCCGATAGATCGCTCGCTGTTTCATTTATCCTATCGGCCCAAATTCCTGAACGAGATATGGCAAAAGCCCTCGTTGATACTGCTATTTTGGCCGAAACCATTGCAAAATTTATGAATCTGCCGGAAGATTATATTGATGATATAGTACTCGGCTCTCTATTGCACGATTGCGGTATGCTGAGAATTCCGGGTACCATTTTAAATAAGAAGACTGCGCTTTCCGATACCGAAATGCAGACTGTTGCAGCCCATACCGTCTATGGCTATAAAGCTGTATTATCGGAATTTGTGTATACCGAACGAGTCGCAATGCTTGTTCTTGAGCACCATGAACGCTGGGACGGCAAAGGATATCCTAATGGACTTGATAAAGATTCCATCGAAATAGGTGCCCGTATTATTGCTGTTGTAGATGCCTTTGTCGCAATGACCGCACGGAAGGCGTATCGCAGTGCATTACTCGGTTACGATGCAATGAAAACCCTCCTTGCAGATAAAGGCCGCCGCTTTGATTATGAAGTTATCAAAGCGATGATTCAGAGTATCGGCGTATATCCTATCGGCTCAATAGTATTAATGAACGACACCTCCATCGCACGTGTAGTCGGTATAGACCCCGAAGCCCCCTTACGGCCGCTGATTAGAATCCTCATCGATGAAAGCGGGCATCTGTATCCTAACAATAAGGGCAAACTCATCGATTTAAAAGAATACAAAAATACTTTTATTGTCAAAGCGATCGATCCGTTGCAGTATCAGCAAAAAAAATGATGGAAGAACGGCTGGGGCCGGCAGGTGAGACATTCGCAGCAAAATGGCTTGAACGGCAAGGGTATTCCATCATTGCCCGAAACTGGCGAACAAGAACAGGGGAAATTGACATCATAGCAGAAAAGGACGAAACGCTTATCTTCTTTGAAGTAAAAACATTACCCCATACGCAGCTTACGGACTTGGATATCATTGTCGGAAATAGAAAACAGGAAAGGATTTGTAAAACCGCTAAATATTTTCTCTTAACTCATCGAAAATATAACAAGATGCATATACGGTTTGATGTTCTTGTGTTGCCGTTTGATCCGCGAACGATAGACACAGCTGAGCCTTTGCATCTAGAGAATGCTTTTGAGGATTATGTATGAATGTTGGCGTGTTTCCAAAGAAAGAGCGGTATACCCCCCGCAAATACTTTACCGAATCCGATTTTCGCGAAATGGAAACAAAACTCAATGATAAGGCATATATTCAAGCTGCGATATACCGATTAGCATCGATATTGACCGAACAGATGATGTATATGAAGGATGAAGAATAATATGAATAATAGGCGGGGACATAGAAAAGAAAACCGTTATACAGAAAATACCACGGTGAATAATAAACCGCATATCAGCTCACAACACGAGGAACCTACCGAACTTTTTACCTGTACACGGTGCGGCAAACCGATCAAAGATTTAAGCGCCGCATTAGCGGATAAAACAGACGGCAAGCCTGTACATTTCGATTGCGTATTGAATTTTTTAAAGCAAAACGAAGTCTTACACGAAAATGAAGCGATTTCGTATATCGGTCAAGGCAGATTTGCCGTTATCAAATACGCTTCAATGGTAACGATGAAAGAATTCACTATCGTTAGAATCATCGAGTGGGAAGATAAAAACCAGCGCGCAGAATGGCGCGGCACCATTGCCGACCGTTTCAGCTTAATCGATTAAGTGAATAGCCTTTCCGTAAGCCTTTTGAAAATAGGAGTCTGAGGCTGTTGGGTGCTTTCCTTACTGTGCGAAATTTTCCCAAAATTTCGCACAGTTTATTTCAGAAGAAGGGCAAATGCATCAGACGAATAAAGACAAATTCTGCGAAATTAAGAGGCTGTGAGACCATTTGAACCGCAAAGGTTCAATTCTGGTTGAACAGCCTCTTAATTTCGCAGGGCTGTAAAAAATACTCTGATGCGTTTATCCTAAGCATTAAAGAACGATATTTACCAACTTATTCGGAACCGTGATAACCTTTTTAGGCTGTTTATCGCTGAGGAAGCGCTGTGCGCCTTCCGTTTTTAAAGCGAGCGCTTCAAGCTCTGCCTTAGGCAAATCAACGGCTGCTTGAAATTTATCGCGCACCTTTCCGTTGATTTGCACGACAATCGTGCACTCGGAATCGATGCAAAACTTTTCGACAAACATCGGCCACTGCGTATATGCAATTGTTTCCGTATGCCCTAACTTCTCCCACAGCTCTTCGGCAAGGTGCGGTGCGTAGGGCGCAAGCAGCTTGACAAATGCCTCCCATGCAAAGCGGGGCACGGTCTGATATTTTCCGAGCGTATTGACAAAAATCATCATCTGGCTGATTGCCGTGTTGAAGTTGAGCGATGCAGTATCTTCGGTTATCTTTTTAATGGACTTATTGAGGAGCTTGGTAATTTCCGCATGTTCCGGCATACTCATGTCGTTCACCGGACAGGAAATAAGCTCTTTTTCGGAAATAGCCCAGATTTTCTCCAAGAAGCGGAAAATACCGATTAGCCCTTGCGTGTTCCACGGCTTGGACATATCGAGCGGCCCCATGAACATCTCATACATACGGCACGAATCGGCACCGTATTGAGCGATCATCTCATCAGGATTGATGACATTTTTTAAGCTCTTCGACATCTTTGCGATAACCCGCTTCAACTTTTCGCCGGTACTCTTTTCTTCAAAAGCATCATCACCGGTCTGCACAACCTCATCGACCGGCACGAGCGATCCGTTTGCACGCTGATATGCAAAGGAGGTAATCATCCCCTGATTCACCAACCGCATGAACGGTTCTTTGGTATGCACCACGCCTAAATCGTACAGTACCTTGTGCCAAAAGCGGGCATAGAGGAGGTGGAGTACCGCATGTTCCGCACCGCCGACGTAGAGATTAACAGGCATCCAATACGCTTCTTTCTCCTTGGCACAAAAACTGTGTGCATTATGAGGATCGAGATAGCGGAGATAGTACCAGCAGGAACCCGCCCATTGAGGCATGGTGTTTGTTTCGCGGTGGGCAGGGGCTCCGCAGTGCGGACACACGGTATTCACCCATTCGGTGATTTTAGCAAGCGGGCTTTCTCCCGTGTCGGAAGGGGTGTAACTGTCCGTTTCAGGCAAGGTAAGCGGTAAATCCTTTTCGTCCAGCGGAACGACGCCGCATTTTGGGCAATGCACCAACGGGATAGGTTCTCCCCAGTACCGCTGTCTGCTGAACACCCAGTCGCGGAGCTTAT
Encoded proteins:
- a CDS encoding EscU/YscU/HrcU family type III secretion system export apparatus switch protein, producing the protein MKSDNMSKVRDCSVALSYTFGESVPLITASGRGAVAQKIREIADKCHIPLINNPLLAEVLVEAEIGSCIPEETYQAVAALFAFLQKKDGIIGA
- the miaA gene encoding tRNA (adenosine(37)-N6)-dimethylallyltransferase MiaA — its product is MISTHTIPVAVIFGATACGKTALAAHLFTSPVNSIKAEIISADSVQVYRGMPIGSAQPSQELLDTLPHHLIGICNPSEEFSVADFVRSADALCQDIASRGKLPVVLGGTAFYIKHFMYGMPVTPQADPVLRAQLQERMQRVGAAAMHAELASFDPTSAAKIHIHDEYRIIRAHEVYCASGRPLSSFELSYRYREGFRFCPICLDRPRDELYRRIEIRVDEMFVQGLQQEIAQLVSEGCTAEYPAMKAIGYREFFELSPDAPAAAPLDAVKDLIKRNSKRYAKRQQTFFQSFPNIHRIDMTDSKSEQQVVEILQQLCYRGSLGIPRSL
- the trmD gene encoding tRNA (guanosine(37)-N1)-methyltransferase TrmD; protein product: MRFNVLTLFPEIPAAFFESSIMAKAVERGLITYNLVNIRDFAYDKHRTCDDLTYGGGAGMLLLPQPLSLALDSVQAAEKRVIYVTPSGKPLTQSRAAELAREQELVFICGRYEGIDQRIIDEYVDDEISLGDYVMSSGELAALVIIDAVYRLIDGVISRESLEEESFSDGLLEYPQYTRPQIFRDRAVPEVLLSGHHEHIRKWRLEQRIRKTLAMRPDLLTAIRSSPEWTKEAELILQEITNGREFNS
- the leuS gene encoding leucine--tRNA ligase, encoding MSYPFSDIEKKWQKYWKDHKTFKVTEDENYPPEKRAYVLDMFPYPSGAGLHVGHPEGYTATDIYCRYLRMNGYAVLHPMGFDSFGLPAENYAIKTGTHPRITTKENIDTFRRQIQAFGFSYDWDRELATSDVDYYRWTQWIFLQLYKKGLAYETEAPINWCPSCLTGLANEEVKEGCCERCGTQVVRKNVRQWMLKITAYAERLLEDLEELDWPQSVKMMQRNWIGKSTGAEIDFHLAAPYESEKITVYTTRPDTIFGATYLVLAPEHPLVMRIVSGAQKDAVQQYIDETAKKTDLERTELAKKKTGVFTGAYAVNPLTKEPIPIWISDYILVSYGTGAIMAVPAHDERDWEFAQVFSLPVIQTVASEAEWKKKGAAGDYCAVPQACTAADGYAVNSGEFTGLPTREAIERVTDYAAANGFGKKAVNYKLRDWVFSRQRYWGEPIPLVHCPKCGVVPLDEKDLPLTLPETDSYTPSDTGESPLAKITEWVNTVCPHCGAPAHRETNTMPQWAGSCWYYLRYLDPHNAHSFCAKEKEAYWMPVNLYVGGAEHAVLHLLYARFWHKVLYDLGVVHTKEPFMRLVNQGMITSFAYQRANGSLVPVDEVVQTGDDAFEEKSTGEKLKRVIAKMSKSLKNVINPDEMIAQYGADSCRMYEMFMGPLDMSKPWNTQGLIGIFRFLEKIWAISEKELISCPVNDMSMPEHAEITKLLNKSIKKITEDTASLNFNTAISQMMIFVNTLGKYQTVPRFAWEAFVKLLAPYAPHLAEELWEKLGHTETIAYTQWPMFVEKFCIDSECTIVVQINGKVRDKFQAAVDLPKAELEALALKTEGAQRFLSDKQPKKVITVPNKLVNIVL
- the rpsP gene encoding 30S ribosomal protein S16, which gives rise to MSVKIRLKKFGTKKRPYYRIVVQDVREPRDGKTIDEVGIYHPIEAEDQQIAFDADKVRGWLNKGAQPTDTVRHLLNKKQFTL
- the rplS gene encoding 50S ribosomal protein L19, producing MAENLIRKIEEKQKIVEKPSFRVGDTVKVHFKIIEGKTERIQIYEGLVLCFKNAGIGRTFTVRKNSYGVGVERVFPLHSPRIAKVEVVHAGKVRRAKLYYIREKIGKAAKIKTLLQKKN
- the nrdD gene encoding anaerobic ribonucleoside-triphosphate reductase; this encodes MRTREAINADIAAAQSELQNVHGSTTEVYARIVGYYRSVRNWNKGKREEFSERKMFEHENPKTPLYAGKSTVVDTGTTSIQYPAFFEVYTRKTCPNCPPVKDYCNNLGIDIHYIDADTEEGIKAAAKHGVRSCPTVIMYNESEKELSRAYSVADLKAYHLTPYTVEAVIA
- a CDS encoding DNA-directed RNA polymerase subunit omega; this translates as MIFPLKELIEFKGNIYEITCAATRRAFQLVTIQDPILEENNDKVVCTAASQVFTGAIDYKIEYRPDHS
- a CDS encoding KH domain-containing protein encodes the protein MERDLVEYIAKSLVDDPSAVSVSEKETDRGIVLELRVASGDVGKVIGKFGRVAQAIRTLLMASAGRSGTRYLLEILD
- a CDS encoding radical SAM protein, translating into MNVGLQKTTLVNYPRKVAAAVFLPGCNLRCPYCYNGELVCASVSEGPAGKSLQGGMNDYVPIEAVYEHIEKRKPVLHGLVISGGEALLSPVLPELILRARKAGLAVKLDTNGLLPDKMYSLLHDDALCPDMIAVDIKTAPARYHELKFCCPAGTEPSAEQPEAALKRTLMILQEKHTFRRPVEIEYRTVLVPPLVAAEDIRAISALLPSDAAWFFAPFLPGNCLNPAWNTIRPYTQAETEELIRLAGTKIPNSRLR
- the rimM gene encoding ribosome maturation factor RimM (Essential for efficient processing of 16S rRNA), yielding MDWLITGRIRGTFGLEGFLKIESCSGEYEHFLNFKEIKLQLPSKGTETQPPDLFYQVEECVVRNTDALLKLRGIDSPEAAKKLHGADILVPRDMACPLERGEFYINDLCNSDLVYKGNSVGTIADVVEGGGGLLLEVSEAATGRTVYVPFRSQFIGKINIPAKQVELMHRWILE
- a CDS encoding YraN family protein, which codes for MMEERLGPAGETFAAKWLERQGYSIIARNWRTRTGEIDIIAEKDETLIFFEVKTLPHTQLTDLDIIVGNRKQERICKTAKYFLLTHRKYNKMHIRFDVLVLPFDPRTIDTAEPLHLENAFEDYV
- a CDS encoding HD-GYP domain-containing protein — translated: MAKALVDTAILAETIAKFMNLPEDYIDDIVLGSLLHDCGMLRIPGTILNKKTALSDTEMQTVAAHTVYGYKAVLSEFVYTERVAMLVLEHHERWDGKGYPNGLDKDSIEIGARIIAVVDAFVAMTARKAYRSALLGYDAMKTLLADKGRRFDYEVIKAMIQSIGVYPIGSIVLMNDTSIARVVGIDPEAPLRPLIRILIDESGHLYPNNKGKLIDLKEYKNTFIVKAIDPLQYQQKK